The following are from one region of the Capsicum annuum cultivar UCD-10X-F1 chromosome 1, UCD10Xv1.1, whole genome shotgun sequence genome:
- the LOC107840655 gene encoding uncharacterized protein LOC107840655, which yields MSMSASTTTFTGKDQLSLPRNSFPQPTICYEGQVLDSLLAAIKREIATARNSNMALPEKFWFKQQFSVGVNEITRVLERMPPVPANDRSSLSLKMHSTRLQVILVASDCHPRLLTKHLESLANSKNVPVVFVKDKKRGSLRLGELIKLKTAIAIGVKDKGNQFNQFIGTEILHKFE from the exons ATGAGTATGTCTGCTTCTACAACCACTTTCACCGGAAAGGACCAACTCTCCCTTCCCCGCAATTCTTTCCCTCAGCCCACAAT TTGCTATGAAGGTCAAGTGCTGGACTCTCTCCTCGCAGCAATTAAGAG GGAGATAGCGACGGCCAGAAACTCTAACATGGCTTTACCTGAAAAATTTTGGTTTAAG CAACAGTTTTCAGTAGGGGTGAATGAAATAACGCGGGTGCTTGAGAGAATGCCTCCCGTTCCTGCTAATGATCGTTCATCACTATCGCTTAAAATGCATTCTACTCGACTTCAG gTTATACTAGTAGCATCTGATTGTCATCCACGGTTGCTGACCAAACATCTGGAAAGCTTGGCTAATTCAAAAAACGTACCAGTTGTATTCGTCAAAGACAAGAAAAGAGGTTCTTTGAGATTGGGTGAACTAATAAAACTTAAAACTGCAATTGCCATTGGCGTTAAG GATAAAGGAAACCAGTTTAATCAATTTATCGGCACAGAAATACTCCATAAGTTCGAATGA